The Saccharothrix variisporea genome has a segment encoding these proteins:
- a CDS encoding SgcJ/EcaC family oxidoreductase, whose protein sequence is MAEHTAEAAIADLGRELVEAWNRGDAAAYAALFTEDADYVVFNGTHLRGRAEIEKAHRWLFDGPLKGSRLGAGSAPAASPRFVRPDVAIAVTGGGVVGEGQAEVGPEQDSVQTVVVVDDGDRWRYASFQNTRKS, encoded by the coding sequence ATGGCAGAGCACACCGCCGAGGCGGCGATCGCCGACCTGGGCCGGGAGCTGGTCGAGGCGTGGAACCGGGGCGACGCGGCGGCCTATGCGGCGCTGTTCACCGAGGACGCCGACTACGTCGTGTTCAACGGCACCCACTTGCGGGGGCGGGCGGAGATCGAGAAGGCCCACCGTTGGCTGTTCGACGGACCTTTGAAGGGTTCGAGGCTGGGCGCGGGCTCTGCTCCGGCGGCTTCCCCGCGCTTCGTCCGCCCGGACGTGGCCATCGCCGTGACCGGCGGCGGGGTCGTGGGGGAGGGACAGGCGGAGGTGGGTCCGGAACAGGACTCCGTGCAGACGGTAGTCGTGGTCGACGATGGCGACCGCTGGCGCTATGCGTCTTTCCAGAACACCCGGAAGTCCTGA
- a CDS encoding LysR family transcriptional regulator produces MELRQLRVFEAVVRHGTVTEAAGALGLAPSSVSEQVRSLERSLGVAVFDRTATGMRPTPAGDRLVGWARRLLEQAEQARREVTRPAVRLGALETIAASQVPLVLGRLAARRPEVVVDVRSSASRTDLMAEVASGRLEAALVLDTGPALGDLGFPTPSDDSPLAFLDVADVPLVLVGAPGHPLAGRAVPADLGGERLLVSLPNCSFRLAADRWLDAAQRVHAGPVPVMKAWAAQGLGVALLPSFAVTDELASGALVRLDFPVPDLSLRLLWREDREDRPGLRDVLYAVSAVA; encoded by the coding sequence GTGGAACTCCGTCAGTTGCGCGTGTTCGAGGCCGTGGTGCGGCACGGGACGGTGACCGAGGCCGCCGGTGCGCTGGGCCTGGCGCCGTCCAGCGTGTCCGAGCAGGTCCGGTCGTTGGAACGGTCGCTGGGGGTGGCCGTGTTCGACCGGACCGCCACCGGGATGCGCCCGACCCCTGCCGGCGACCGGCTGGTCGGGTGGGCGCGGCGGTTGCTGGAGCAGGCCGAGCAGGCGCGCCGCGAGGTGACCCGGCCGGCGGTGCGGCTGGGCGCGTTGGAGACCATCGCCGCGTCCCAGGTGCCGCTGGTGCTGGGCCGGCTCGCGGCGCGGCGACCCGAGGTCGTGGTCGACGTGCGGTCGTCGGCGAGCCGGACCGACCTGATGGCCGAGGTGGCGTCGGGCCGGCTGGAGGCCGCGCTGGTGCTGGACACCGGGCCGGCCCTGGGCGACCTGGGCTTCCCGACGCCGTCGGACGACTCGCCGTTGGCGTTCCTGGACGTCGCTGACGTGCCGCTGGTCCTGGTGGGCGCGCCCGGCCACCCCCTGGCGGGCCGGGCGGTGCCCGCGGACCTCGGCGGCGAGCGGCTGCTGGTGTCGTTGCCGAACTGCTCGTTCCGGCTGGCGGCGGACCGGTGGCTGGACGCGGCGCAGCGGGTGCACGCGGGCCCGGTGCCGGTGATGAAGGCCTGGGCCGCGCAGGGGCTGGGTGTGGCGTTGCTGCCGTCCTTCGCCGTGACGGACGAGTTGGCGTCGGGTGCGTTGGTGCGCTTGGACTTCCCCGTGCCGGACCTCAGCCTGCGCCTGCTGTGGCGGGAGGACCGGGAGGACCGGCCGGGGTTGCGGGACGTGCTCTACGCGGTCAGCGCGGTGGCCTAG
- a CDS encoding sigma-70 family RNA polymerase sigma factor: MTPHRRAEPAERDDEPDLVRQYLRQISATPLLDAAQEVALAKRIEAGVYAEELLRRGDLDRDGPHDDRRRDLEALVREGQAAMDHMIRANLRLVVSVAKKHYHRGLPLLDLVQEGNLGLMHAVEKFDYAKGYKFSTYATWWIRQAIERAIATHTRTVRLPVHVVEEIAKLGKLERKLHLALGRDPTVEDLAEAAGTTPERVAELRRIGREAISLDTPVGDDGETRVADLIQDTDVLSAPEVAEHRALAEELRALVDTLPPREALIITLRYGLHGGEPCTLQQVAERVGVTRERIRQLERQAMAALRAPERHEPLLAWAG, translated from the coding sequence ATGACACCGCACCGGCGCGCCGAACCCGCCGAGCGCGACGACGAACCGGACCTGGTCCGCCAGTACCTGCGGCAGATCTCGGCGACGCCCCTGCTGGACGCCGCCCAGGAGGTCGCCTTGGCCAAGCGCATCGAGGCCGGGGTGTACGCGGAGGAACTGCTCCGCCGGGGCGACCTCGACCGGGACGGACCGCACGACGACCGGCGCCGCGACCTGGAGGCCCTGGTCCGCGAGGGCCAGGCGGCGATGGACCACATGATCCGCGCCAACCTCCGGCTCGTGGTGTCGGTGGCCAAGAAGCACTACCACCGCGGCCTGCCGCTGCTGGACCTGGTCCAGGAGGGCAACCTGGGGCTCATGCACGCGGTGGAGAAGTTCGACTACGCCAAGGGCTACAAGTTCTCCACCTACGCGACCTGGTGGATCCGGCAGGCGATCGAACGCGCCATCGCCACCCACACCCGCACGGTCCGGCTGCCGGTGCACGTGGTGGAGGAGATCGCCAAGCTGGGCAAGCTCGAGCGCAAGCTGCACCTGGCCCTGGGCCGGGACCCGACCGTCGAGGACCTCGCCGAGGCGGCCGGGACGACCCCCGAACGCGTCGCCGAGCTGCGGCGGATCGGGCGGGAGGCGATCAGCCTGGACACGCCGGTCGGCGACGACGGGGAGACCCGGGTCGCCGACCTCATCCAGGACACCGACGTGCTGTCCGCGCCGGAGGTCGCCGAGCACCGCGCGCTGGCGGAGGAGCTGCGGGCGCTGGTGGACACCCTGCCACCCCGCGAAGCGCTCATCATCACCCTGCGTTACGGCTTGCACGGGGGCGAGCCGTGCACGTTGCAGCAGGTCGCGGAGCGGGTCGGGGTGACCCGCGAACGCATCCGACAGCTGGAACGCCAGGCCATGGCCGCCCTCCGCGCACCGGAACGACACGAACCGCTACTGGCCTGGGCCGGTTGA
- a CDS encoding response regulator: MTVRVVLVDDQDLVRAGFRVILGTEDGVEVVGEARDGAEAVEVVGRLRPDVVLMDVQMPVLDGLEATRRILGPAGADSPIKVVILTTFDREDYLFEALRAGASGFLLKNSSPEDLVDAVRVVARGDALLSPEVTRRVIARFTTPAPDAPARRPPELTDREFEVLVHLARGASNAEIAAALYLGETTVKTHVSRILAKLGLRDRTHAVVFAYEQGIVAPGRS, from the coding sequence ATGACCGTGCGCGTGGTGCTCGTGGACGACCAGGACCTGGTGCGCGCCGGGTTCCGGGTCATCCTCGGGACGGAGGACGGCGTCGAGGTCGTCGGCGAGGCGCGCGACGGCGCGGAGGCGGTCGAGGTGGTCGGGCGGCTGCGCCCGGACGTGGTGCTGATGGACGTCCAGATGCCCGTGCTGGACGGGCTGGAGGCCACCCGGCGCATCCTCGGCCCGGCCGGGGCGGACAGCCCGATCAAGGTCGTGATCCTGACCACCTTCGACCGCGAGGACTACCTGTTCGAGGCGTTGCGGGCCGGGGCGAGCGGGTTCCTGCTGAAGAACTCCTCGCCGGAGGACCTGGTGGACGCGGTGCGGGTGGTGGCGCGCGGCGACGCCCTGCTGTCGCCCGAGGTCACCCGCCGGGTGATCGCCCGGTTCACCACGCCCGCACCCGACGCGCCCGCGCGCAGGCCCCCGGAGCTGACCGACCGCGAGTTCGAGGTGCTGGTCCACCTGGCGCGCGGGGCGAGCAACGCCGAGATCGCGGCGGCGCTGTACCTGGGCGAGACGACGGTGAAGACGCACGTGTCGCGCATCCTGGCGAAGCTGGGCCTGCGGGACCGGACGCACGCCGTGGTGTTCGCCTACGAGCAGGGGATCGTCGCGCCGGGGCGGTCGTAG
- a CDS encoding PadR family transcriptional regulator, producing the protein MARYRRANPLALAVLGLLQERSMHPYEMATTLRQRHKEDSIKLNYGSLYTVVESLEKHGFVEALEARREGRRPERTVYGLTAEGRAELHDWLRELIGTPVKEYPRFEAGLSLVGLLAPGAVAELLRGRVSALDAQAVALRETVSWLRGQGLPELTWVELDYRVAMLDAERAWVRRFAASVEEGAVGGMEAWRAWHENGAEPGGLGPG; encoded by the coding sequence GTGGCGCGGTACCGACGTGCGAACCCGTTGGCGTTGGCGGTGCTCGGGTTGTTGCAGGAACGCTCCATGCACCCGTACGAGATGGCCACGACGCTGCGGCAGCGGCACAAGGAAGACAGCATCAAGCTCAACTACGGGTCGCTGTACACCGTGGTCGAGTCGTTGGAGAAGCACGGTTTCGTGGAGGCTCTGGAGGCGCGGCGGGAGGGGCGTCGGCCGGAGCGGACCGTGTACGGGTTGACCGCCGAGGGGCGGGCGGAGCTGCACGACTGGTTGCGGGAGCTGATCGGGACGCCGGTCAAGGAGTACCCGCGGTTCGAGGCCGGGTTGTCGCTGGTCGGGTTGCTGGCGCCGGGGGCGGTGGCGGAGTTGCTGCGGGGGCGGGTGTCGGCGTTGGACGCGCAGGCCGTGGCGTTGCGGGAGACCGTGTCGTGGTTGCGGGGGCAGGGGTTGCCCGAGTTGACGTGGGTCGAGCTGGACTACCGGGTCGCGATGCTGGACGCCGAGCGGGCGTGGGTGCGGCGGTTTGCGGCGTCGGTGGAGGAGGGGGCAGTCGGCGGCATGGAGGCTTGGCGGGCGTGGCACGAGAACGGTGCCGAGCCCGGCGGCCTCGGTCCCGGTTAG
- a CDS encoding LysR family transcriptional regulator, producing MDVDTRLVRAFLAVAKEGNLTRAAERLYVSQPALTKQIRRLETDLGVRLFSRSRTGMALTEAGQTLADSAQALLGLCDDILRKTKSAAASAARVLRVGFIASAANEATQDIIAEFGRLMPGWRVEMRQATWSEPTAGLAEGEVDVALLRAPFPDQESYHVEILLTEPRFVALPTTHPLATRTTIPFRGLWTEPFVAAPAETGDWRDYWLATSERDTPPVIGAVTDQPDAWLQAIANGYGVALAPESATRYYARPGITYRLVPDVSPSQVCVAWPKSTPTTPAQQAFIHSCHTTTPHPHP from the coding sequence ATGGATGTGGACACGCGTTTGGTCCGCGCTTTCCTGGCCGTGGCCAAGGAGGGCAACCTGACCCGGGCCGCCGAGCGCCTGTACGTCTCCCAGCCCGCGTTGACCAAGCAGATCAGACGCCTGGAGACCGACCTGGGCGTCCGCCTGTTCAGCCGGTCCCGCACGGGCATGGCCCTCACCGAAGCCGGCCAGACCCTGGCCGACAGCGCTCAAGCCCTTTTGGGACTGTGCGACGACATCCTGCGCAAAACCAAGTCCGCCGCAGCAAGTGCCGCCCGCGTCCTGCGAGTGGGTTTCATCGCCAGCGCCGCGAACGAGGCCACTCAGGACATCATCGCGGAGTTCGGCAGGCTGATGCCGGGCTGGCGGGTGGAGATGAGGCAGGCGACGTGGTCCGAGCCGACCGCGGGCTTGGCGGAGGGAGAGGTAGACGTGGCCCTGCTGCGCGCCCCCTTCCCCGACCAGGAGTCGTACCACGTGGAGATCCTCCTGACCGAGCCCAGATTTGTAGCCCTCCCCACCACCCACCCCCTGGCCACCCGCACCACCATCCCGTTCCGCGGCCTGTGGACCGAACCTTTCGTAGCGGCCCCCGCCGAGACCGGCGACTGGCGCGACTACTGGCTGGCAACATCCGAACGCGACACGCCGCCCGTCATCGGAGCGGTGACCGACCAGCCAGACGCGTGGCTACAAGCCATCGCGAACGGCTACGGGGTAGCCCTGGCCCCAGAATCAGCAACCCGCTACTACGCCCGGCCAGGTATCACGTACCGACTGGTGCCGGACGTGAGCCCCAGCCAGGTCTGCGTAGCGTGGCCAAAATCCACCCCCACGACCCCAGCCCAACAAGCCTTCATCCACTCCTGCCACACCACAACCCCCCACCCCCACCCCTGA
- a CDS encoding ABC transporter permease, whose protein sequence is MSRFVGATRLVAEREVRSLVRSKGFWIGFLVVVVGLFALSILPTVFGDGPKKVAAVGTQAVEALADSGLDVRQVSSVDEAEGLVRSEDVEAAVVPDGSGVKVLALNDPPNSVVAALRTAPPVQLLDASVVGQGPRTVAIMVFALVFLIFGAGGAAIAQSTVIEKQTRIVEILVATVPVRALLAGKIVGHTLLTLGQAVVLAVAAPIALRLGGHHELLAVVGPALGWFVPFLVLGYLLLAGMWAMAGSLVSRQEDLGSSMGLVMMLVMGPYFAVMVFADDATVMQVLSYVPFTSAIAMPVRMFAQQAAAWEAVLALGLLAATVVLVVLLASRIYSGALLHTGGKLALRKAWAREA, encoded by the coding sequence ATGTCCCGGTTCGTGGGCGCGACGCGGCTGGTGGCCGAGCGCGAGGTGCGCAGCCTGGTGCGCAGCAAGGGGTTCTGGATCGGCTTCCTGGTGGTCGTGGTGGGGTTGTTCGCCCTGTCGATCCTGCCGACGGTGTTCGGCGACGGGCCGAAGAAGGTCGCCGCCGTGGGCACGCAGGCCGTGGAAGCGTTGGCGGACAGCGGACTGGACGTGCGCCAGGTGTCCAGTGTGGACGAAGCCGAGGGGTTGGTGCGGTCGGAGGACGTCGAGGCGGCGGTCGTGCCGGACGGGTCCGGCGTGAAGGTGCTCGCGCTCAACGATCCGCCGAACAGCGTCGTCGCCGCCCTGCGCACCGCGCCGCCCGTGCAGCTGCTCGACGCGTCGGTGGTGGGGCAGGGGCCGCGCACGGTGGCGATCATGGTGTTCGCGCTGGTGTTCCTGATCTTCGGCGCGGGCGGCGCGGCGATCGCGCAGAGCACGGTGATCGAGAAGCAGACCCGGATCGTGGAGATCCTGGTGGCCACGGTGCCGGTGCGGGCGCTGCTGGCGGGCAAGATCGTCGGGCACACCCTGCTGACGCTCGGCCAGGCGGTGGTGCTGGCGGTGGCCGCGCCGATCGCGTTGCGGCTGGGCGGGCACCACGAGCTGCTGGCGGTGGTCGGGCCGGCGCTGGGGTGGTTCGTGCCGTTCCTGGTGCTGGGCTACCTGCTGCTGGCGGGGATGTGGGCCATGGCCGGGTCGCTGGTCAGCCGGCAGGAGGACCTGGGGTCCAGCATGGGCCTGGTGATGATGCTGGTGATGGGGCCGTACTTCGCGGTGATGGTGTTCGCCGACGACGCCACCGTGATGCAGGTGCTGTCGTACGTGCCGTTCACCTCGGCGATCGCCATGCCGGTGCGGATGTTCGCGCAGCAGGCGGCGGCGTGGGAGGCGGTCCTGGCGCTGGGGTTGCTGGCCGCGACGGTGGTGCTGGTCGTGCTGCTGGCGAGCCGGATCTACTCGGGTGCCCTGCTGCACACCGGCGGCAAGCTCGCCCTGCGCAAGGCGTGGGCGCGCGAGGCGTGA
- a CDS encoding ArsR/SmtB family transcription factor gives MDDWLEIGTPEQFKALSHPLRQRLLFALGREPATTSQLAVALDERKGNVGHHLKVLREAGLVRVVEERKVRGGTEQYYQRAAKRMSYSSSPAEHTQAIFGAVGEEVARAAEQPLVVLRHLRLTEEVAARMAKALRDVVDDAEDAGEGEAVHGVLVALYRQPDVTRG, from the coding sequence GTGGACGACTGGCTGGAGATCGGCACGCCCGAGCAGTTCAAGGCGCTGTCCCACCCGCTGCGGCAGCGGTTGCTGTTCGCGCTCGGCCGTGAACCGGCGACGACCAGCCAACTCGCGGTCGCCCTCGACGAGCGGAAGGGCAACGTCGGTCACCACCTCAAGGTGCTGCGAGAGGCCGGCCTGGTGCGGGTGGTGGAGGAGCGGAAGGTGCGCGGCGGGACCGAGCAGTACTACCAGCGCGCGGCCAAGCGCATGTCCTACAGCAGTTCCCCGGCCGAGCACACCCAGGCGATCTTCGGCGCGGTCGGCGAGGAGGTGGCGCGGGCGGCGGAGCAGCCGCTGGTCGTGCTGCGGCACCTGCGGCTGACCGAGGAGGTCGCGGCGCGGATGGCGAAGGCGTTGCGGGACGTCGTGGACGACGCGGAGGACGCCGGGGAGGGCGAGGCCGTGCACGGCGTCCTGGTCGCGCTCTACCGGCAGCCCGACGTCACGCGCGGGTGA
- a CDS encoding DoxX family protein: MVVIGVTVVANLVAAAVDFGRSKWVLKNMAGYGLPASWIVPLGLVKAAGAVGLLAGFVVPVVGVAAAVGLVLYFVGAVAVVVRARVWRDVGYPTAFLALAVASLVVA; this comes from the coding sequence GTGGTTGTTATCGGGGTGACCGTGGTCGCCAATCTTGTCGCTGCCGCCGTCGACTTCGGTCGGAGCAAGTGGGTGTTGAAGAACATGGCCGGGTACGGGCTGCCGGCTTCGTGGATCGTGCCGTTGGGACTGGTCAAGGCCGCGGGGGCGGTGGGGTTGCTCGCCGGGTTCGTCGTGCCGGTGGTGGGGGTGGCCGCTGCGGTCGGGTTGGTCCTGTACTTCGTCGGGGCGGTGGCGGTGGTCGTGCGGGCTCGGGTGTGGAGGGACGTCGGGTACCCGACGGCGTTCCTCGCGCTGGCGGTGGCGTCGCTGGTGGTGGCGTGA
- a CDS encoding sensor histidine kinase: MTTPDPWSQWRRPGPTAAQRRQDVWLALAVLAGAAAVTVLVRSMGAFVHDETISTLVEQLLWGAGISLPLAVRRRYPLTVLLVVSAVFIAGQARHVADNLVPSIALFTAIYTAGAWSRDRVRARVARIGVVVGMFGWLGFSLVRELLEPVGPFENAVGPLDPVLASVLYGVAFNVLFFLSAYHFGNTAWLSARRKEELEHRAEELRRSQEQNMRGAVVAERVRIARDLHDVVAHHVSVMGVQAGAARRVLDRDLDLARSTLQTVEDTARTAIGELRGLLGVLRADPAEEPGPEEAAPADEVLGAQTSSPGLDQLPELAAMARSAGLEVVHGVYGEPRPVPEGVALSVYRIVQEALTNVVKHAGAAGADVRVRFLEQSLEVEVTDDGRGVTSGSGGFGLVGMRERVAVHGGALEAGPRRGGGYRVLARFPA; this comes from the coding sequence GTGACGACCCCCGACCCGTGGAGCCAGTGGCGCCGACCCGGACCCACCGCCGCCCAGCGCCGCCAGGACGTGTGGCTCGCGCTCGCCGTGCTGGCCGGCGCGGCCGCGGTGACCGTGCTGGTGCGCAGCATGGGCGCGTTCGTGCACGACGAGACGATCTCCACGCTGGTCGAGCAGTTGCTGTGGGGCGCGGGCATCAGCCTGCCCCTCGCGGTGCGGCGCCGGTACCCGTTGACGGTGCTGCTGGTGGTCAGCGCGGTGTTCATCGCCGGGCAGGCCCGGCACGTCGCGGACAACCTCGTGCCGTCGATCGCGTTGTTCACCGCCATCTACACGGCCGGCGCGTGGAGCCGCGACCGGGTGCGGGCGCGGGTGGCGCGGATCGGCGTGGTCGTGGGGATGTTCGGCTGGCTCGGGTTCAGCCTCGTGCGGGAGCTGCTCGAACCCGTGGGGCCGTTCGAGAACGCCGTCGGGCCGCTGGACCCCGTGCTCGCGTCGGTGCTCTACGGGGTCGCGTTCAACGTGCTGTTCTTCCTGTCCGCCTACCACTTCGGCAACACGGCCTGGCTTTCCGCGCGGCGCAAGGAAGAGCTGGAGCACCGGGCCGAGGAGCTGCGGCGGTCGCAGGAGCAGAACATGCGCGGCGCGGTGGTCGCCGAGCGCGTGCGCATCGCGCGCGACCTGCACGACGTGGTGGCGCACCACGTGTCGGTCATGGGCGTGCAGGCCGGTGCCGCGCGGCGGGTGCTGGACCGCGACCTCGACCTGGCCCGGTCCACCCTGCAGACCGTGGAGGACACGGCCCGCACCGCGATCGGCGAGCTGCGCGGGCTGCTCGGCGTGCTGCGCGCGGACCCCGCCGAGGAGCCGGGACCGGAGGAGGCGGCACCGGCGGACGAGGTGCTGGGTGCGCAGACGTCCTCGCCGGGCCTGGACCAGTTGCCGGAGCTGGCGGCGATGGCCCGCTCGGCGGGGCTGGAAGTCGTGCACGGCGTGTACGGGGAGCCCCGGCCGGTGCCGGAGGGCGTGGCGTTGTCGGTGTACCGGATCGTGCAGGAGGCGTTGACCAACGTGGTGAAGCACGCGGGCGCGGCCGGCGCGGACGTGCGGGTGCGGTTCCTGGAGCAGTCGTTGGAGGTCGAGGTGACCGACGACGGCCGCGGGGTGACGTCCGGTTCGGGCGGGTTCGGCCTGGTGGGGATGCGGGAGCGGGTCGCGGTGCACGGCGGTGCGCTGGAGGCGGGGCCGCGCCGCGGCGGCGGGTACCGGGTGCTGGCGAGGTTCCCGGCATGA
- a CDS encoding disulfide bond formation protein DsbA, translating into MTTVDLWFDPVCPWAWVASRWVLEVEQVRPVQARFRVFSLSLHNEDREVDPWYRQWLDARWGPARVVAAAEQQHGEDVVRDLYTAFGTRIHVDKHLVDDALSRAALADVGLPPSLADAAHRSDLDDVLRKGNRAALEPLGEDLGVPALHIPQDDGTVSAFFGPVVSPAPRGEAAGRLWDGIALLAGTDGFFELKRGRTRKPV; encoded by the coding sequence ATGACGACAGTGGACCTCTGGTTCGACCCGGTGTGCCCGTGGGCGTGGGTCGCGTCGAGGTGGGTGCTCGAAGTGGAGCAGGTGCGTCCCGTCCAGGCCCGGTTCCGGGTGTTCAGCCTGTCGCTGCACAACGAGGACCGCGAAGTCGACCCCTGGTACCGCCAGTGGCTCGACGCCCGCTGGGGACCGGCCCGGGTGGTGGCCGCCGCCGAGCAACAGCACGGCGAGGACGTCGTGCGCGACCTCTACACCGCGTTCGGCACCCGCATCCACGTCGACAAGCACCTCGTGGACGACGCCCTCAGCCGTGCCGCGCTCGCCGACGTGGGCCTCCCGCCGTCCCTCGCCGACGCCGCCCACCGCTCCGACCTGGACGACGTCCTGCGCAAGGGCAACCGGGCCGCGCTCGAACCGCTCGGCGAGGACCTCGGCGTCCCCGCCCTGCACATCCCCCAGGACGACGGCACGGTCAGCGCGTTCTTCGGACCGGTCGTCAGCCCCGCCCCGCGCGGTGAGGCGGCGGGCCGGCTGTGGGACGGCATCGCGCTCCTGGCCGGCACCGACGGCTTCTTCGAGCTCAAGCGCGGCCGGACCCGCAAGCCCGTCTAG
- a CDS encoding S41 family peptidase, translating into MDTTSIITRTRALLVEHYVFPEVAAELDGFLAGRTARYAAATTPAELAELVTEDLQSVNGDRHLRLKHHADEVPEGDDAASEQQMRRELDLAMGGVPGLRRLPGGVAHLELAPHLFPVELCADAIAAAFTLVSRAHALVLDLRRNRGGDPHTVALVCGHLLAEPTHLNTMYHREDESYHQFWSSPVVPGARFDPARPVYVLTSATTFSAAEELAYDLQQLGRATVVGETTGGGAHPGAGSPSTRTWRPPSPRPARSTPCRARTGSWSA; encoded by the coding sequence ATGGACACCACGTCGATCATCACCCGGACCCGCGCGCTGCTGGTGGAGCACTACGTGTTCCCCGAGGTCGCGGCCGAGCTGGACGGCTTCCTGGCCGGCCGCACCGCCCGCTACGCCGCCGCGACCACGCCCGCCGAGCTCGCCGAACTGGTCACCGAGGACCTCCAGTCCGTCAACGGCGACCGGCACCTGCGCCTCAAGCACCACGCGGACGAGGTGCCCGAGGGCGACGACGCGGCCTCGGAGCAGCAGATGCGCCGGGAGCTGGACCTGGCGATGGGCGGCGTGCCCGGACTGCGGCGGCTGCCCGGCGGCGTGGCGCACCTGGAACTGGCGCCCCACCTGTTCCCGGTCGAGCTGTGCGCGGACGCCATCGCCGCCGCCTTCACCCTCGTGTCGCGGGCGCACGCCCTCGTCCTGGACCTGCGCCGCAACCGGGGCGGCGACCCGCACACGGTGGCCCTGGTGTGCGGCCACCTGCTGGCCGAGCCGACCCACCTCAACACCATGTACCACCGCGAGGACGAGTCCTACCACCAGTTCTGGAGCTCGCCGGTGGTGCCGGGCGCGCGCTTCGACCCGGCCCGACCGGTGTACGTGCTGACCAGCGCCACGACGTTCTCCGCCGCCGAGGAACTGGCCTACGACCTCCAGCAGCTGGGGCGGGCCACCGTCGTCGGCGAGACCACCGGCGGCGGCGCCCACCCCGGCGCGGGTTCACCGTCCACCCGCACCTGGAGGCCACCATCCCCACGGCCCGCGCGATCAACCCCGTGTCGGGCACGAACTGGGAGCTGGTCGGCGTGA
- a CDS encoding ABC transporter ATP-binding protein: MLTVTSISRSFGDHRVLDDVSFEVRPGRMTGFLGANGAGKTTTMRIVLGVLSAHGGSVRWDGAEVDGELRQRFGYMPEERGLYPKMGVAEQIAWLGQLHGLDQATARRNTAELLDRLELSERAGDKLEELSLGNQQRAQVAAALVHDPVLLILDEPFSGLDPIAVETVLGVLRERAARGVPVLFSSHQLSVVERLCDDVVIISGGRITAAGARDELRERYGTTRFELVVGGDAGWVRDVPGVRVVDVDGPRAVFELDDEGADQVVLDTALRKGTVRSFSPVVPTLDEIFREAI, translated from the coding sequence ATGTTGACAGTGACGTCGATCAGCCGGAGTTTCGGCGATCACCGGGTCCTCGACGACGTGTCGTTCGAGGTCCGTCCCGGGCGGATGACCGGGTTCCTGGGGGCCAACGGGGCCGGCAAGACCACGACCATGCGGATCGTGCTGGGGGTGCTGTCCGCGCACGGCGGGTCCGTCCGCTGGGACGGCGCCGAGGTGGACGGCGAGCTGCGGCAGCGGTTCGGGTACATGCCCGAGGAACGCGGGCTCTACCCGAAGATGGGCGTCGCCGAGCAGATCGCGTGGCTGGGCCAGTTGCACGGCCTCGACCAGGCCACCGCGCGCCGCAACACCGCCGAGCTGCTGGACCGCCTGGAGCTGTCCGAGCGGGCCGGGGACAAGCTGGAGGAGCTGTCGCTGGGCAACCAGCAGCGCGCGCAGGTCGCCGCCGCGCTGGTGCACGACCCGGTGCTGCTGATCCTGGACGAGCCGTTCTCCGGCCTGGACCCGATCGCCGTGGAGACCGTGCTGGGCGTGTTGCGCGAGCGCGCCGCCCGCGGGGTGCCGGTGCTGTTCTCCAGCCACCAGTTGTCGGTGGTGGAACGGCTGTGCGACGACGTCGTGATCATCTCCGGGGGTCGGATCACCGCCGCCGGCGCGCGGGACGAGCTGCGTGAGCGCTACGGCACCACGCGGTTCGAGCTCGTCGTCGGCGGGGACGCCGGGTGGGTGCGGGACGTGCCCGGGGTGCGGGTGGTGGACGTGGACGGGCCGCGCGCGGTGTTCGAGCTCGACGACGAGGGCGCGGACCAGGTCGTGCTGGACACCGCGCTGCGCAAGGGGACCGTGCGGAGCTTCAGCCCGGTCGTGCCGACGCTGGACGAGATCTTCAGGGAGGCGATCTGA